CAGCGTCCGCACCACCACCACCAGCACCGGCACCGCCACTGGCGCCGGCACCGGCACCGGCGTCGAGGGTGGCCCACGCGGCGACCTTCCAGAAGCGGCGGGGCAGGGCGACGCCGCGGTACACGGGGTCGGTGGGGTCGAACGCACAGCCGGTGTGGACGACGACGCGGTGCCGGTGGGCGTCCGCGTAGGCGAGGACGTGGTCCTCGAGGCCGTTCCACAGCTCCTTGGACTGGTTGAACCGGTCGACCTGGGGGGCGGCGTTGGAGTAGACGAACGTGGCCTGCCCGGCGGCGCGGGCCTCGGCGGGCGTGCCCCACATGGGGTCGAGGCGGCGGACGAGGTGGCCGCGGTCGAGGGGGTTGCGGGCGTAGAGCTCGGGTCCGGCCTGCTCGGCGGCGGGCGCCTGGGGGTCGAGGCGCCAGGTGCCGCTGCGGGGCAGCGGCCGGAGGCGGGCGCCGTCGATCGTGCAGGCGGTGGCGGCGGCGAGGCGGCGGACCGGGTCGAGCAGCACGGTGAAGTGGGGGTGGTCGAGGTGCCGCAGCTCCCGGGGTCCGGGGGCACCGGGGCCGTCGGGGGTCGGGCGTGGCGCGGGCAGCGGGACGGCGAGGTCGTCGGGGCCGAGGAACGAGGCGTCGTAGCCGGTCACGGGTGCGAGCCAACCACCTTCCTCCGACACGCGCCCCCGTCGTGCCGGGCGAGTGCCGACCCGCGCGACGCGCGGGACACACCTCTCCGCGGGCGGCCGGAGCGTCGCGTGACGCCACCGACGCTTGCTAGCGATATATCGTTGATGTATCTTCGATACGTCGACGGAGCATCCCGCCCGTCGACCCGTACCGAGAGGAACCACGCCATGCGCACCCCGAACAACGACCCCTTCATCGACCCCTTCGACCTGCCCCGCGAGCGTCGCCGCGGCGACCACCCGCGCGGAGGCCGAGGCCGCCGCGGCGGCTTCGACGCCGGATGGGAGACCGGTCCGCGCGGACCGCGCCCCGGGTTCGGCCCCGGCGGACCCGGCGGCCGCGGACCCCGCCGCGGACGCGGCCAGATGCGCGCCGCGATCCTGCTCCTGCTGGACGAGGGCCCCCGCCACGGGTACCAGATCATCACCGAGCTCGCCGAGCGTTCCGAGGGTGCGTGGCGGCCCAGCCCCGGCGCCGTCTACCCCGCGATCTCGCAGCTCCAGGACGAGGGCCTGGTCACGCTGTCCGACGACGAGGGCCGCCGCCTCGCCACCCTCACCGACGCCGGCCGCGAGCACGTGGCCGCGCACCGCGACGAGCTCGGCACCCCCTGGGAGGGCGGCCCCCGGCACGGCGGGCACGAGGTGCACCGCGCCCTGCGCGACCTGCACGGCGCCGTCGAGCAGGTCGTCCGCACCGGTACGCCGGAGCAGGGCCAGGCCGCCGTCGACATCCTCGACAAGGCCCGCCGCGAGGTCTACCTGCTGCTCGCCGGATGACCCCCGCTCACGGGGACAGACCCGCCAGCCCGGTCGGCCACCAGCGCAGCAGGTGGCCGTCCACGGCGAGGTCCACGCCCCAGCCGTCCTGGCGGAGGTCGACCGACCACAGGTCCTCCCCCGTCGACACGTCGAGCGCCCGCCACACCGACACGACCGCTGCGTCGGTGTAGGCCGGGGCGACCGTCGCCACGACGGTCCCGTCGGTGAACACCGACTGGATCTCCCCCGTGCGCTGGTCCTCCCCGCCCGACGTGGCCGGCTCCGTCGCCACGTCGTCCCGCACCCACAGGACGCTGCCGTCCGCGAGGTCGAGACCGAGCACCCGGTCCCGGTCGTCCAGCACCACCGCCACCCCCGACGTGCGCGCCAGCAGCTCGCGCGCGCCGACCCGGGTCCGCCACACCTCTGCCCCCGTGGCGTCGAGGGCGACCGTCACGCCGTCCTGACCCACCAGCCACCGGTCGGCCGCGACGCCCGACGTCGCCCACGGGTCGAGCAGCCGCCCCACCACCACGAACCGCAGCCGACCCTGGCCGTCCAGCACGTGGTGCCGCCACCCGCTCTGCCCCCAGCCGCCGGTCGACACAGCGTAGCCGCCGTCCGCGAGCGGCCGCACCTGCCGCACGCTCTCCGTGTCGGCGTCCGCCAGGACGCTCAGGTCGAGCGGGTCCCCGTCCGGCGTGAAGTAGGCGAGGATCCCGCAGCCCGACACCCCCACGAGCCGCTCGCTCACGGCGTGCTCCACCGCGCCGCGCCGCTCCAGCTCCGCGGTCCGGCCGCCCGTCGACCACCGCACGCACTGCTCCTCGTCCAGCACCTCCCCGAACGGCACCGTCCGCGTCCAACGCACCTCCCCCGTCACCGCGTCCTCCAGCCGTACCTGCAGGTCGTATCCGTCGTCGATGTCGCCCACCACCGCGAGGTCCGTCATCGGGTCGCCCTGGAGCTGCACGTCCACGTCGTCCGGCGACCCCACCCAGCGGGCCGTCATGACCGACGCCCCCGGCCCCGGCACCGCGAGGTCCACCGGCTCCGACAGCTCGCGGCGGGCCAGGACCGTGCCGTCCTCCTCGACCACCAGCACCGTCGTCGCACCCGCGCGGTCCTGCCCCAGGCAGACCACGCGCGAGGACCGGGTGACCTCGGCGGTGTCGGACCAGAACGTCAGCCCCGGACCGCAGGTGCCCGGCCGGT
This Isoptericola jiangsuensis DNA region includes the following protein-coding sequences:
- a CDS encoding DNA/RNA non-specific endonuclease, which encodes MTGYDASFLGPDDLAVPLPAPRPTPDGPGAPGPRELRHLDHPHFTVLLDPVRRLAAATACTIDGARLRPLPRSGTWRLDPQAPAAEQAGPELYARNPLDRGHLVRRLDPMWGTPAEARAAGQATFVYSNAAPQVDRFNQSKELWNGLEDHVLAYADAHRHRVVVHTGCAFDPTDPVYRGVALPRRFWKVAAWATLDAGAGAGASGGAGAGGGGADAAAGVDVDGDTGGTAVPVLRAAAFVLDQSPQLDTADLRAATARALAVGEVPPLGPFRTFQVPVADVESLTGLDLGPLVAADVLAPLPDEDRPAAPLAVGTVPTGWSPVATPTDLTLTP
- a CDS encoding PadR family transcriptional regulator, which gives rise to MRTPNNDPFIDPFDLPRERRRGDHPRGGRGRRGGFDAGWETGPRGPRPGFGPGGPGGRGPRRGRGQMRAAILLLLDEGPRHGYQIITELAERSEGAWRPSPGAVYPAISQLQDEGLVTLSDDEGRRLATLTDAGREHVAAHRDELGTPWEGGPRHGGHEVHRALRDLHGAVEQVVRTGTPEQGQAAVDILDKARREVYLLLAG
- a CDS encoding PQQ-binding-like beta-propeller repeat protein → MGRRRRPEGAFTFDLVPDEGEVATPDAPAGATLDDDAGTRRGRVGRAWRGTHRHTRWGVLVAVVALAGTGVVVDAAMDRGREAALREAAGGVVDLSLPPREVWRVDGVADERAVPGGLAAVTGDVVAVQRAAELLGVDLETGETRWSVALVDRPGTCGPGLTFWSDTAEVTRSSRVVCLGQDRAGATTVLVVEEDGTVLARRELSEPVDLAVPGPGASVMTARWVGSPDDVDVQLQGDPMTDLAVVGDIDDGYDLQVRLEDAVTGEVRWTRTVPFGEVLDEEQCVRWSTGGRTAELERRGAVEHAVSERLVGVSGCGILAYFTPDGDPLDLSVLADADTESVRQVRPLADGGYAVSTGGWGQSGWRHHVLDGQGRLRFVVVGRLLDPWATSGVAADRWLVGQDGVTVALDATGAEVWRTRVGARELLARTSGVAVVLDDRDRVLGLDLADGSVLWVRDDVATEPATSGGEDQRTGEIQSVFTDGTVVATVAPAYTDAAVVSVWRALDVSTGEDLWSVDLRQDGWGVDLAVDGHLLRWWPTGLAGLSP